The proteins below are encoded in one region of Candidatus Neomarinimicrobiota bacterium:
- a CDS encoding transporter produces the protein MELSWISVIPPLLAVVLAFITRDAVISLLIACLAGVLLMGEGIAGFPSFLVRALGNEDFMWI, from the coding sequence TGTCCTGGATATCGGTTATTCCCCCGCTGTTAGCAGTGGTGCTGGCATTCATTACGCGGGATGCGGTTATCAGTCTCCTAATTGCCTGTCTGGCGGGAGTGCTCCTCATGGGGGAAGGGATTGCCGGTTTCCCGTCATTTCTGGTTCGCGCTCTGGGCAATGAAGATTTCATGTGGATT